The Candidatus Phaeomarinobacter ectocarpi genome includes a region encoding these proteins:
- a CDS encoding Fe(3+) ABC transporter substrate-binding protein, whose translation MRLLVAAAAAVIAFPLAAQAAGEVNIYSSRHYDTDERLYSDFEEATGITVNRIEDKANVLIERIKAEGENSPADILLTVDAGRLYQADQAGIFQSIDSDTLDDRIPENLRHPDGHWFGFSTRGRAIFYDKAKVDPADIQTYASLADPKLKGLVCTRSSSNIYMLSLLAAVVEHEGEENAKTWVEGLWANRARDPEGGDTDQLRAIASGQCAIAVANTYYFARALSQDVRDLANPDDTDRIGIVFPDQPTEDNDANGTHVNVSAGGVVANAPNRANAIAFLEYLATDAAQKYFADGNNEYPVVEGVEASSAVESLGAFEADDLPLIKLGENQATAQKIYNEVGYQ comes from the coding sequence ATGCGTCTTCTGGTTGCTGCTGCGGCGGCTGTCATTGCTTTTCCTCTCGCCGCGCAGGCCGCAGGCGAAGTGAATATCTACTCTTCCCGTCACTACGACACTGACGAGCGGCTCTACTCAGATTTTGAAGAAGCCACCGGCATCACGGTCAACCGGATTGAAGACAAGGCCAACGTGCTCATCGAGCGCATCAAGGCCGAAGGCGAGAATTCTCCTGCCGACATCCTGCTGACTGTGGATGCAGGCCGCCTCTATCAGGCAGATCAGGCCGGTATCTTCCAGTCGATCGACTCCGACACACTGGACGACCGTATTCCTGAAAACCTCCGTCACCCGGACGGCCACTGGTTTGGTTTCTCCACGCGCGGTCGTGCCATCTTCTACGACAAGGCCAAGGTCGATCCCGCAGACATCCAGACCTATGCAAGCCTTGCCGACCCGAAGCTGAAAGGCCTCGTCTGCACGCGGTCTTCTTCCAACATCTACATGCTGTCCCTGCTTGCAGCCGTGGTTGAGCATGAAGGCGAAGAAAACGCCAAGACCTGGGTTGAAGGCCTTTGGGCCAACCGCGCCCGCGACCCTGAGGGCGGCGACACGGACCAGCTGCGCGCCATCGCGTCCGGCCAATGCGCCATTGCGGTTGCCAACACCTATTACTTTGCCCGGGCGCTCTCCCAGGACGTGCGCGACCTGGCTAACCCGGATGACACGGACCGCATCGGCATCGTGTTCCCGGATCAGCCGACTGAAGACAATGACGCAAACGGCACCCACGTAAACGTGTCTGCTGGTGGTGTGGTGGCGAATGCCCCCAACCGCGCCAACGCCATTGCCTTCCTTGAATATCTGGCAACGGACGCAGCACAGAAGTACTTCGCCGACGGCAACAACGAATACCCCGTGGTTGAAGGTGTCGAAGCCTCATCTGCGGTGGAGTCGCTGGGCGCGTTTGAGGCGGACGATCTGCCGCTCATCAAGCTGGGTGAAAACCAGGCCACAGCTCAGAAAATCTACAACGAAGTCGGCTACCAGTAA
- a CDS encoding ABC transporter permease, protein MALLEPSHSTLPDGGQPDAGRPLAARLRGLFSTGTAGRSLTISAFIVALIISLPALAVISSLFDTTTASLSGLGQSVMAQLLTNSLILATGTLAGVLVLGVSTAWLVTMCRFPGREIFHWALILPLAVPAYVVAYAYTDFLHHPGPVQTLLRDVTGWGAQDYWFPNIRSEGGAVFVFSFVLYPYVYLLARATFLEQSVCALEAARTLGQSAWGAFWKTALPLARPAIAAGAALAIMETLADFGTVSHFGVRSFTTAIYQSWFSLGDRVLAGQLSAGLLGIVTLLILVERLSRSGATYEQTTTRLQRLPDYELKGIRGALAFAACALPVTLGFALPLGILIYLNFVGGHDLFGSRYITLTLNTFTLAGIAAVLAVALALLMAYAVRLSGSPLARLANRMTSLGYAIPGSVIAVGVLIPLANMDNALDAWMRATFGISTGLILTGSIVGLVFAYIVRFMAVSINTVEASLAKVTPNMDAAARSLGRSKLATLIEVHSPLMRGSLLTAGLIVFVDVVKELPATLIMRPFNFDTLAIQAYRLASDERLAEASTASLMIVATGLLPVIILSRTIMASRPGSKTNK, encoded by the coding sequence ATGGCCCTGCTAGAGCCGTCACATTCTACTCTGCCAGATGGGGGCCAGCCCGACGCCGGACGTCCGCTGGCGGCACGGCTGCGCGGCCTGTTCTCGACGGGGACTGCCGGACGATCGCTGACCATCAGCGCCTTTATTGTGGCCTTGATCATTTCCCTGCCTGCGCTGGCGGTTATCTCCAGCCTGTTTGATACGACCACGGCAAGCCTCTCCGGGCTTGGCCAGTCGGTCATGGCCCAGCTGCTGACCAACTCGCTCATCCTTGCGACCGGCACCCTGGCAGGTGTTCTTGTGCTCGGGGTCTCGACGGCATGGCTTGTGACCATGTGCCGGTTCCCCGGCCGTGAGATTTTTCACTGGGCGCTGATCCTGCCGCTCGCGGTCCCCGCTTATGTGGTGGCCTATGCGTATACGGACTTTCTGCACCACCCCGGCCCTGTACAAACCCTGCTGCGCGATGTGACCGGCTGGGGGGCGCAGGATTACTGGTTCCCGAATATTCGCTCCGAAGGGGGCGCGGTGTTCGTGTTTTCCTTCGTGCTTTATCCCTATGTGTATCTTCTGGCGCGCGCGACGTTTCTTGAGCAATCGGTTTGCGCCCTTGAAGCGGCCCGCACCCTTGGCCAGTCAGCCTGGGGCGCGTTCTGGAAGACGGCGCTTCCTCTGGCGCGCCCCGCCATTGCGGCAGGTGCTGCGCTTGCGATCATGGAAACACTGGCGGATTTCGGCACGGTTTCGCACTTTGGTGTGCGCAGCTTTACGACGGCGATCTATCAAAGCTGGTTTTCCCTTGGGGACCGGGTCTTGGCGGGCCAGCTCTCTGCCGGGCTCCTGGGCATTGTCACGCTGCTCATTCTTGTGGAACGCCTCAGCCGGTCGGGCGCCACCTACGAGCAAACCACAACGCGGCTGCAACGCTTGCCGGACTATGAGCTCAAAGGCATCCGCGGGGCCCTCGCTTTTGCCGCATGTGCGTTGCCGGTGACGCTCGGCTTCGCGCTGCCGCTGGGCATTCTTATCTATCTCAACTTTGTTGGTGGGCATGACCTGTTCGGCAGCCGCTACATCACGCTGACACTCAACACTTTCACCCTGGCCGGGATCGCTGCGGTACTGGCTGTGGCTCTGGCGCTGCTCATGGCCTACGCAGTCCGGCTGTCCGGCAGTCCGCTCGCGCGGCTTGCCAACCGGATGACGAGCCTTGGCTATGCGATCCCCGGGTCCGTGATTGCCGTTGGCGTGCTTATTCCGCTGGCCAATATGGACAACGCGCTGGATGCGTGGATGCGCGCAACATTTGGCATATCCACCGGGCTTATTCTGACAGGCTCCATAGTGGGCCTTGTGTTTGCCTATATCGTCCGCTTCATGGCGGTGTCGATCAATACGGTGGAGGCAAGCCTTGCCAAGGTGACGCCCAATATGGACGCCGCCGCCCGGTCGCTTGGGCGCTCGAAGCTGGCCACACTGATTGAAGTCCACTCACCGCTGATGCGCGGCAGCCTGTTGACGGCAGGGCTCATTGTCTTTGTGGATGTGGTGAAAGAGCTGCCGGCCACACTGATCATGCGGCCCTTCAACTTTGATACGCTGGCCATTCAGGCCTATCGGCTTGCGAGCGACGAGCGGCTGGCGGAAGCCTCCACCGCCAGCCTGATGATTGTCGCAACGGGTCTCCTGCCGGTGATCATCCTGTCACGGACGATCATGGCGTCTCGCCCCGGCAGCAAAACTAACAAATAA
- a CDS encoding sensor histidine kinase: MTSTDDQTPTTPDDRSDVRPDARFVWDGERARVADANAQAAALFGEAGILDLVERPFAPLGRFAAALTQLMATASARQDTTSSVNGRMPHPEGGTPLDVTVSLEPLSDGRIGLAVVVGADAEPDSAEARVAALGEAIAAPGALFAADGTWLAGNDASIALLGDKTPDLGELLGDPKAALRLTGHALAEGLSSATFRIGTRFGARLARVTLTRALDPNSGGAAVAAYFNDIADRARVLAAPAPAAPQDVEPGPTASQTAGSDTKTAALEARALMSRVGHELRTPLNAILGFSEVMANEHFGPMGNEKYLEYARDIHTGGEHLLGLVDDLLEMARSENGRRTLSFEAVDLADMVHAMSDLLRAEAADRGLTLFAEISADVPPVVADARSLRQVLINLLGNAIKFTGSGGTITLGVRVTDGGGVALSVVDTGIGMDDAQLAAALEPFGQVEEAQAGLAEAKDGQHGLGRGLGLGLPLAKTLVEANKASFEIESTPGEGTRVRAVFPPTAVLAT; encoded by the coding sequence ATGACGTCCACCGACGACCAGACACCGACCACGCCGGACGATAGATCCGATGTCCGGCCTGACGCGCGTTTTGTCTGGGATGGCGAGCGTGCGCGCGTGGCTGACGCGAATGCGCAAGCTGCAGCGCTGTTTGGCGAAGCCGGCATTCTTGATCTTGTCGAACGGCCTTTTGCGCCGCTGGGCCGTTTTGCAGCAGCCCTCACACAGCTGATGGCAACGGCCTCGGCCCGCCAGGATACAACATCCTCCGTTAACGGACGGATGCCGCATCCCGAAGGCGGGACGCCGCTCGACGTCACAGTGTCACTTGAGCCCCTGAGCGACGGGCGCATCGGCCTTGCCGTGGTGGTTGGGGCCGATGCTGAGCCGGACAGTGCCGAAGCCCGTGTGGCGGCACTGGGTGAAGCCATTGCGGCGCCCGGCGCTCTTTTTGCCGCCGACGGCACATGGCTTGCCGGCAATGATGCGTCCATCGCCCTTCTGGGTGACAAAACGCCAGACCTTGGGGAGTTGCTGGGCGATCCCAAAGCGGCCCTCAGGCTGACCGGGCACGCGCTGGCGGAAGGCCTGTCGTCTGCCACATTCCGCATTGGCACGCGGTTTGGCGCACGCCTTGCGCGCGTCACCCTGACCCGCGCCCTTGATCCCAACAGCGGTGGTGCAGCGGTCGCGGCTTATTTCAATGACATCGCGGACAGGGCGCGCGTTCTGGCGGCCCCTGCCCCGGCAGCACCGCAAGATGTTGAGCCCGGGCCGACCGCATCCCAGACTGCAGGGTCCGATACCAAGACCGCAGCCTTGGAAGCCCGCGCCTTGATGTCCCGCGTCGGCCACGAACTGCGCACGCCCCTCAATGCCATTCTCGGTTTTTCCGAGGTCATGGCGAACGAGCATTTCGGGCCCATGGGCAACGAAAAATATCTGGAATATGCCCGCGACATCCACACGGGCGGCGAACACCTGCTTGGCCTTGTGGATGATCTGCTGGAAATGGCGCGGTCTGAAAACGGGCGGCGCACCCTGTCGTTTGAGGCGGTCGATCTGGCTGACATGGTGCATGCCATGAGTGATCTTCTGCGTGCGGAGGCTGCGGACCGCGGCCTCACCCTGTTTGCCGAGATCAGCGCGGATGTGCCCCCGGTCGTGGCGGATGCCCGCTCCCTGCGGCAGGTGCTGATCAATCTGCTGGGCAACGCGATCAAGTTCACCGGGTCCGGCGGCACAATCACCCTTGGTGTGCGGGTGACTGATGGGGGTGGCGTTGCGCTATCTGTGGTCGACACCGGCATCGGTATGGATGACGCCCAGCTGGCGGCCGCGCTTGAGCCATTTGGTCAGGTGGAAGAAGCACAGGCGGGTCTGGCTGAGGCAAAAGACGGTCAGCATGGCTTGGGACGCGGTCTGGGCCTTGGCTTGCCGCTTGCCAAAACGCTGGTCGAGGCCAACAAGGCCAGCTTTGAAATCGAGAGTACGCCGGGCGAAGGCACCAGGGTTCGTGCGGTTTTCCCGCCGACAGCCGTGCTGGCGACCTGA
- a CDS encoding SDR family NAD(P)-dependent oxidoreductase produces MATAPKRKTTAKKATRKTATKRKTASRPKASYRPANKGSQGQWVLITGASAGIGEALAGKFAAGGFDLVLAARSKDKLAKLGKKLSAEHGIATEVAQIDLSKPGAPRDLFNEMASRGIDIDVLVNNAGVLEMGPFKSQEPETLGDMIRLNTVALTELAALFVPPMAKRKSGRVLNVASVASFQPVPSLAVYAGTKAFVLSLTESLAEELKSDGVTVTALCPGITETNMFGTIKSSNERTERIPSFLVGDVQEVAQEGYDACIKGDVVRVPGLAYAMTTSIGRASPRWLTRLVAGAIGRQMM; encoded by the coding sequence ATGGCGACAGCTCCAAAACGTAAGACCACGGCCAAAAAAGCCACCAGAAAGACCGCCACAAAGCGCAAAACGGCGTCGCGCCCCAAGGCCTCCTACAGGCCCGCGAACAAGGGCTCCCAGGGTCAGTGGGTGCTGATCACGGGCGCATCGGCCGGTATTGGCGAGGCGCTGGCCGGAAAATTCGCCGCCGGTGGCTTTGATCTCGTTCTTGCGGCACGCAGCAAGGATAAGCTCGCCAAGCTGGGGAAAAAGCTCTCCGCCGAGCACGGCATCGCCACTGAAGTCGCCCAGATTGACCTTTCAAAACCCGGCGCCCCGCGTGACCTGTTCAACGAGATGGCAAGCCGTGGCATCGATATCGATGTGCTGGTGAACAATGCCGGTGTGCTGGAGATGGGTCCCTTCAAAAGTCAGGAACCAGAAACTCTGGGCGACATGATCCGCCTCAACACGGTGGCGTTGACGGAACTTGCGGCTTTGTTTGTGCCGCCCATGGCCAAACGAAAATCCGGCCGTGTACTGAATGTTGCATCCGTCGCATCCTTCCAGCCGGTGCCATCATTGGCTGTTTATGCGGGCACCAAGGCCTTTGTCCTGTCCTTGACCGAGTCGCTGGCTGAAGAGTTGAAGTCAGATGGCGTGACCGTGACGGCGCTGTGCCCCGGCATTACCGAGACCAACATGTTCGGCACTATCAAGAGCAGCAATGAACGCACCGAGCGCATTCCATCTTTCCTCGTGGGCGATGTGCAGGAAGTAGCCCAGGAAGGCTATGACGCCTGTATCAAGGGCGATGTGGTGCGCGTTCCCGGACTTGCCTATGCCATGACAACAAGCATTGGCCGCGCATCGCCGCGGTGGCTCACCCGGCTTGTGGCCGGCGCTATTGGGCGGCAGATGATGTAG
- a CDS encoding alpha/beta fold hydrolase codes for MVPGAQTTFIEANGIRFEVAVAQPAHTVVSGRQGSGKSKLALLLHGFPELNFSWRDQISTFTNAGYTVWAPNLRGYGDTSRPEGIDAYRLDVLIDDVAGLIDAAKAEGLADEVCLVAHDWGGAIAWSFLLGKKREIDRFIVMNLPHPKRFVDEFKTWKQFKRSWYTVFFQIPWLPEKLLGAKDAEAIGRAFHDMAVDKSRFPDNVLKVYREAALKPGALTAMVNYYRAAMRRRTPYHDLWRDPPVIDVPTLMIWGEEDSALCVETTDKMDPLMRDFTLRRLPGVSHWVQQEAPDTVNAMIAAWLGGIAVPQAADLNRLAPPTHRDTATATSSAAQ; via the coding sequence ATGGTTCCGGGCGCGCAGACGACATTCATTGAAGCAAACGGCATTCGGTTTGAGGTTGCCGTCGCGCAACCGGCCCATACGGTTGTTTCAGGCCGCCAGGGCAGCGGAAAGAGCAAGCTGGCGTTGTTGCTGCACGGCTTTCCTGAACTCAATTTCTCCTGGCGCGACCAGATTTCAACCTTCACCAATGCGGGCTACACGGTCTGGGCCCCCAATCTGCGTGGCTATGGCGACACGTCGCGGCCTGAAGGCATTGATGCCTATCGCCTGGACGTGTTGATTGACGATGTGGCGGGGCTGATTGATGCGGCCAAGGCCGAAGGGCTCGCAGATGAGGTCTGCCTCGTCGCCCACGACTGGGGCGGTGCGATTGCGTGGAGTTTTCTGCTCGGCAAGAAGCGGGAGATTGATCGCTTCATCGTCATGAACCTGCCGCACCCCAAACGCTTTGTGGATGAGTTCAAAACCTGGAAGCAGTTCAAGCGCTCCTGGTACACGGTCTTTTTCCAGATACCCTGGCTGCCTGAAAAGCTGCTTGGTGCAAAGGACGCGGAGGCCATTGGCCGTGCGTTCCATGATATGGCCGTCGACAAATCCCGCTTTCCAGACAACGTCCTGAAGGTCTATCGCGAGGCGGCGCTCAAGCCAGGCGCGTTGACTGCCATGGTCAACTATTACCGGGCCGCCATGCGGCGCCGGACGCCCTATCACGATTTGTGGCGCGACCCGCCGGTCATCGATGTCCCGACCCTGATGATCTGGGGGGAAGAAGATTCAGCCCTGTGCGTCGAGACCACCGACAAGATGGACCCGCTAATGCGTGACTTCACCCTGCGTCGGCTACCCGGTGTCTCTCACTGGGTTCAGCAGGAGGCGCCGGACACCGTCAATGCCATGATTGCCGCGTGGCTGGGCGGCATTGCCGTGCCCCAGGCTGCCGACCTCAATCGCCTTGCGCCACCGACCCATCGAGATACAGCGACAGCTACATCATCTGCCGCCCAATAG
- a CDS encoding YHS domain-containing (seleno)protein, with the protein MDWANRSLNALAAIAMVVAAIVYGSAGAAQAASDDLSAALADKPSHVATSWIGIAAVGYDVVAFFTKGEALKGDKNITATHDGATYRFVSTDNRDLFLKDPAALAPQYGGYGAMGVRVGKKLRPERSPAWQVSGEKLFLFIDDGTKAMWNEEAERNEKIARAIWDTIRNVPPKMLQTPATH; encoded by the coding sequence ATGGACTGGGCCAACCGATCCCTGAACGCTCTTGCTGCGATTGCCATGGTGGTTGCCGCCATTGTGTATGGCAGCGCCGGCGCCGCGCAGGCAGCGTCCGATGATCTGTCCGCAGCGCTGGCGGACAAGCCCTCTCATGTGGCCACCAGTTGGATCGGTATTGCAGCCGTTGGCTATGACGTTGTGGCGTTCTTCACCAAGGGCGAGGCCCTCAAGGGCGACAAGAACATTACCGCCACCCATGATGGGGCGACCTATCGGTTTGTCAGCACGGACAATCGTGACCTGTTCCTGAAGGACCCCGCCGCCCTGGCTCCGCAATATGGCGGCTATGGCGCGATGGGTGTCCGCGTGGGCAAGAAGCTGCGCCCCGAGCGCAGTCCGGCGTGGCAGGTCAGTGGCGAAAAGCTGTTCCTGTTCATTGATGACGGCACCAAAGCCATGTGGAATGAAGAAGCGGAGCGGAACGAAAAAATCGCCCGGGCCATCTGGGATACGATCCGCAATGTGCCGCCGAAAATGCTGCAGACCCCTGCCACTCATTAG
- a CDS encoding 5-formyltetrahydrofolate cyclo-ligase, whose translation MSTPLSFATKDEARTHVWDRLSNERLAAFPFPPHGRIPNFKGAGEAAKRLFDIPVFANATALKINPDSAQSAVRAEALRRGIDVYVPTPKLAGGFWRIAAAAVPHDAVRQAAAMSTMPKWATQVALQDLPQMDAIVSGSVAVTRSGKRCGKGAGYADREYGILLELGHAPVPVATTVHDVQLVDDFPQVGTDEPLTFIVTPSRCVEITSPPDAPDGIDWSDITDQDLEDMPVLADLKALIKA comes from the coding sequence ATGAGCACACCTCTTTCGTTTGCCACAAAGGACGAGGCACGCACGCATGTGTGGGACCGGCTCAGCAATGAGAGGTTGGCCGCCTTCCCGTTTCCGCCGCATGGGCGCATTCCCAACTTCAAGGGTGCGGGTGAGGCCGCAAAGCGTCTGTTCGATATTCCGGTTTTCGCCAATGCCACCGCGCTGAAGATCAATCCGGATTCTGCCCAAAGCGCTGTGCGGGCAGAGGCCCTGCGGCGCGGCATTGATGTCTATGTGCCGACGCCGAAGCTGGCCGGTGGCTTTTGGCGTATCGCGGCCGCCGCCGTGCCCCATGATGCGGTCCGGCAGGCGGCTGCCATGTCGACCATGCCCAAATGGGCAACGCAGGTGGCGCTGCAGGACCTGCCGCAGATGGACGCCATCGTGTCCGGCTCCGTGGCGGTCACACGCTCGGGCAAGCGATGCGGCAAGGGGGCGGGTTATGCGGACCGTGAATACGGCATATTGCTGGAACTGGGACATGCGCCGGTGCCCGTCGCGACGACGGTGCATGATGTGCAACTGGTGGATGATTTTCCCCAGGTCGGCACGGACGAGCCCCTGACATTCATCGTCACGCCGTCGCGCTGTGTGGAGATCACCTCACCGCCGGATGCGCCTGACGGCATCGACTGGTCCGACATCACGGATCAGGACCTGGAGGACATGCCGGTGCTGGCGGACCTGAAGGCGCTGATCAAAGCCTAG
- a CDS encoding HNH endonuclease, producing MTDRRLSPLPDLPAPPALDVSDAAPVCALCARPLGGRVEKHHLIPRLKGGTQTVPLHPICHKKIHSLFTESELAHSFDTVEALADHPDVAAFIKWVRKRPSDFHKRTRKAGGGKGRR from the coding sequence ATGACAGACAGACGTCTCAGTCCCCTGCCTGACCTGCCGGCGCCGCCGGCTCTGGACGTATCCGACGCAGCACCTGTGTGTGCCTTGTGCGCCCGTCCCCTGGGAGGCCGGGTGGAAAAGCACCATCTGATCCCACGCCTCAAAGGCGGGACACAGACCGTGCCGCTGCATCCGATCTGCCACAAGAAAATCCACTCATTGTTTACGGAGAGCGAACTGGCGCACTCCTTCGACACCGTGGAGGCCCTTGCCGACCATCCAGATGTTGCAGCCTTCATCAAATGGGTCCGCAAGCGCCCGTCAGATTTTCACAAGCGCACCCGCAAGGCGGGTGGCGGAAAGGGGCGGCGATGA
- a CDS encoding 2,4'-dihydroxyacetophenone dioxygenase family protein: protein MDTKADDAITQMATPVVPPASGEALHIGEDDLPFVDLGDGTRIQLQQVDLTQGLWVLRTKFSPGYQVATHYHTGPVFAVTFTGSWHYREYPDVVNTKGSYLFEPAGSVHTLIVPDTNTEETDVWFAIYGPNINTDETGQVTGILDANSILNVYRAMCDDQGLSYDKLIVIGEDL from the coding sequence ATGGACACCAAAGCAGACGATGCAATCACCCAGATGGCGACACCGGTCGTGCCGCCCGCATCCGGCGAAGCGCTGCATATCGGCGAAGACGATCTGCCATTCGTGGACCTTGGAGACGGCACCAGGATCCAGCTGCAGCAGGTTGATCTGACCCAGGGACTGTGGGTCCTGCGCACGAAATTCTCGCCGGGCTATCAGGTGGCAACGCACTATCACACGGGCCCCGTCTTTGCGGTGACCTTCACCGGCAGCTGGCACTACCGCGAATATCCCGATGTGGTGAATACCAAGGGGTCTTACCTGTTCGAGCCTGCAGGCTCCGTCCACACGCTGATCGTGCCCGACACCAACACGGAAGAAACAGATGTTTGGTTTGCCATCTATGGCCCCAACATCAACACCGACGAAACCGGTCAGGTCACCGGCATTCTGGACGCCAACAGCATCCTCAACGTCTATCGCGCCATGTGCGACGACCAGGGCCTGTCCTACGACAAGCTCATCGTGATCGGCGAAGACCTTTAG
- the otsB gene encoding trehalose-phosphatase has translation MTQTVAPAGQPDALEHFDDIISRMAGRRPALFLDYDGTLVPLARRPELAIAPPELLKALSRLADLMPVAVVTGRGRPDVMRMLGVKGIAYAGSHGFDIVDAEGNDLSGDIGDAFLPALKKASLALAAFLDPIDGAFLEDKIYSLAIHYREVLPERHGDIAAAVEAEAARHPTLKKAGGKMIHELRPDMEWNKGTAILHVMEAMGLTQDTCMPFYIGDDETDEDGFRAIRDIGVGIKVGADTGATAARFTLQSPEAVGVFLRQLTDSHSQ, from the coding sequence GTGACCCAAACCGTAGCACCAGCCGGACAGCCTGACGCCCTTGAGCATTTCGATGACATCATCAGCCGCATGGCCGGGCGGCGTCCGGCGCTTTTTCTGGACTATGACGGCACCCTTGTGCCGCTTGCAAGGCGACCAGAGCTTGCAATTGCCCCGCCTGAGCTTCTCAAAGCGCTGTCGCGGCTTGCAGACCTGATGCCTGTGGCCGTTGTGACAGGTCGCGGACGCCCTGACGTGATGCGGATGCTGGGCGTCAAAGGCATCGCCTATGCGGGCAGCCATGGGTTCGACATTGTGGACGCTGAGGGGAACGACTTGTCCGGTGATATCGGGGACGCGTTTCTTCCCGCGCTCAAGAAAGCGTCCCTCGCGCTGGCGGCTTTCCTTGACCCAATCGACGGCGCTTTTCTGGAAGACAAGATCTATTCGCTGGCGATCCATTATCGGGAGGTCTTACCCGAGCGGCATGGTGACATCGCAGCCGCTGTCGAGGCGGAAGCCGCCCGTCACCCCACGCTTAAAAAAGCAGGGGGTAAGATGATCCATGAGTTGCGTCCGGACATGGAGTGGAACAAGGGCACCGCCATTCTCCACGTCATGGAGGCCATGGGGCTGACGCAGGACACATGCATGCCTTTCTATATTGGCGACGATGAAACCGACGAAGACGGGTTCCGCGCCATTCGCGACATCGGTGTTGGAATCAAGGTTGGGGCCGATACGGGTGCGACCGCTGCCCGCTTTACGCTTCAATCCCCCGAGGCTGTTGGCGTGTTCCTTCGTCAGCTTACTGACAGTCATTCGCAATAA
- a CDS encoding energy transducer TonB gives MQFPDDIDRDGDAARPAGLETTPARRSRTRVVLWSVFLHGLAIVALWAVLAGKPQQMKDETPVIAVDLVALAQSAPAAPAAPAVPAASSGPAGPTQHDTPPVAQLVEPQPERPAPRPRAEPKPAPVPVAKAEDPPKTPEPPVRDPDPSASDAAQSSPPQSPAQPDPASAGPQRPASGNAGTGNSDANASAVAKASYARLLLTRLQRAIVYPRRAQRRDIEGIVRVEVVLAASGALKTVRLVGTSGSDILDEAALALVRRVAPFPAVPQDLSTRGQDFAFVAPIQYRLN, from the coding sequence TTGCAATTCCCCGATGACATAGATCGCGATGGCGACGCTGCGCGACCGGCAGGCCTGGAGACCACGCCAGCACGCCGGTCCCGCACGCGCGTGGTGCTGTGGTCGGTCTTTCTCCACGGGCTCGCCATCGTAGCTTTGTGGGCCGTACTTGCTGGCAAGCCACAGCAGATGAAGGACGAGACACCGGTCATCGCGGTTGATCTGGTGGCGTTGGCGCAATCAGCACCTGCCGCACCGGCAGCACCGGCAGTACCGGCAGCGTCGTCCGGGCCGGCCGGACCGACACAACACGACACGCCGCCAGTCGCGCAGCTTGTAGAACCGCAGCCGGAGCGTCCCGCACCCAGGCCGCGCGCGGAGCCAAAGCCCGCGCCTGTTCCGGTTGCCAAGGCGGAAGACCCACCAAAGACACCTGAGCCGCCAGTTCGTGATCCGGACCCGTCCGCAAGCGACGCGGCGCAATCATCACCACCGCAATCCCCGGCGCAGCCAGACCCGGCATCGGCGGGACCGCAGCGGCCCGCCAGTGGCAACGCCGGCACCGGGAACTCAGATGCGAATGCGTCAGCGGTTGCCAAGGCAAGTTACGCGCGGCTGCTGTTGACGCGGCTTCAACGGGCCATTGTCTATCCCCGGCGGGCCCAGCGTCGGGATATTGAGGGCATCGTGCGTGTTGAGGTTGTGCTGGCGGCAAGCGGTGCGCTTAAGACCGTCAGGCTGGTGGGCACATCCGGTTCGGACATTCTGGACGAGGCTGCCCTTGCGCTTGTGCGCCGCGTGGCGCCCTTTCCGGCTGTTCCGCAGGATCTATCGACGCGCGGGCAGGACTTTGCATTCGTGGCGCCAATTCAATATCGGCTGAATTGA